In Manis pentadactyla isolate mManPen7 chromosome 3, mManPen7.hap1, whole genome shotgun sequence, a single window of DNA contains:
- the SLC25A25 gene encoding mitochondrial adenyl nucleotide antiporter SLC25A25 isoform X2 produces the protein MLRMPWHFLSSFLPRAGCQGSREGNHDEVRGTPAPAGGDQMSSSLGKPAGRAETPEKRPTILLVVGPAEQFPQKIVQAGDKDRDGQLDFEEFVHYLQDHEKKLRLVFKSLDKKNDGRIDAQEIMQSLRDLGVKISEQQAEKILKRIRTGHFWGPVTYMDKNGTMTIDWNEWRDYHLLHPVENIPEIILYWKHSTIFDVGENLTVPDEFTVEERQTGMWWRHLVAGGGAGAVSRTCTAPLDRLKVLMQVHASRSNNMCIVGGFTQMIREGGAKSLWRGNGINVLKIAPESAIKFMAYEQIKRLVGSDQETLRIHERLVAGSLAGAIAQSSIYPMEVLKTRMALRKTGQYSGMLDCARKILAREGVAAFYKGYVPNMLGIIPYAGIDLAVYETLKNAWLQRYAVNSADPGVFVLLACGTMSSTCGQLASYPLALVRTRMQAQASIEGAPEVTMSSLFKQILQTEGAFGLYRGLAPNFMKVIPAVSISYVVYENLKITLGVQSR, from the exons ATGTTGCGGATGCCGTGGCATTTTCTGTCTAGCTTTCTCCCCAGGGCTGGGTGCCAAGGCTCCAGAGAGGGGAACCATGATGAAGTCAGAGGCACCCCAGCTCCAGCTGGGGGAGACCAGATGTCCAGCTCTTTGGGGAAACCAGCTGGAAGGGCTGAGACCCCGGAAAAGAGACCCACCATTTTGCTAGTGGTCGGACCTGCAGAGCAGTTTCCTCAG AAAATTGTACAAGCTGGAGATAAAGACCGTGATGGACAGCTAGACTTTGAAGAGTTTGTCCATTATCTCCAAGATCatgagaagaaactgaggctggtaTTCAAGAGTTTGGATAAAAAGAACGATG GACGAATTGATGCTCAGGAGATCATGCAGTCCCTGCGGGACCTGGGAGTCAAGATATCTGAGCAGCAGGCAGAAAAAATTCTCAAGAG aATACGCACGGGCCACTTCTGGGGCCCTGTCACCTA CATGGATAAAAATGGCACGATGACCATTGACTGGAACGAGTGGAGAGACTATCACCTCTTGCATCCTGTGGAGAACATTCCAGAGATCATCCTGTACTGGAAGCATTCCACG ATCTTTGACGTGGGCGAGAATCTGACAGTTCCCGATGAGTTCACGGTGGAGGAGAGGCAGACGGGGATGTGGTGGAGACACCTCGTGgctggaggtggggcaggggctgtATCTAGAACCTGCACGGCCCCCCTGGACAGACTCAAGGTGCTCATGCAG GTCCACGCCTCCCGCAGCAACAACATGTGCATCGTGGGTGGTTTCACCCAAATGATTCGCGAGGGAGGGGCCAAGTCCCTCTGGCGGGGCAATGGCATTAACGTCCTCAAAATTGCCCCCGAGTCAGCCATCAAGTTCATGGCCTACGAGCAG ATCAAGCGTCTTGTTGGGAGTGACCAGGAGACTCTGAGGATTCATGAGAGACTCGTGGCAGGGTCCCTGGCAGGGGCCATTGCACAGAGCAGCATCTACCCAATGGAG GTTCTGAAGACCCGGATGGCTCTGCGCAAGACAGGCCAGTACTCAGGCATGCTGGACTGTGCCAGGAAGATTCTGGCCAGAGAGGGCGTGGCCGCCTTCTACAAGGGCTATGTCCCCAACATGCTGGGGATCATCCCCTATGCCGGGATAGACCTAGCCGTCTACGAG ACACTCAAGAATGCCTGGCTGCAGCGGTATGCTGTGAACAGTGCAGACCCCGGCGTGTTTGTGCTCCTGGCCTGTGGCACCATGTCCAGTACTTGTGGCCAGCTGGCCAGCTACCCACTGGCCCTGGTCAGGACCCGGATGCAGGCCCAAG cctccaTTGAGGGAGCTCCAGAGGTGACCATGAGCAGCCTCTTCAAACAGATCCTGCAGACCGAGGGGGCCTTTGGCCTGTACCGGGGGCTGGCCCCCAACTTCATGAAGGTGATCCCAGCCGTGAGCATCAGCTACGTGGTGTACGAGAACCTGAAGATCACCTTGGGTGTGCAGTCTCGGTGA
- the SLC25A25 gene encoding mitochondrial adenyl nucleotide antiporter SLC25A25 isoform X4, with protein MLRMPWHFLSSFLPRAGCQGSREGNHDEVRGTPAPAGGDQMSSSLGKPAGRAETPEKRPTILLVVGPAEQFPQKIVQAGDKDRDGQLDFEEFVHYLQDHEKKLRLVFKSLDKKNDGRIDAQEIMQSLRDLGVKISEQQAEKILKSMDKNGTMTIDWNEWRDYHLLHPVENIPEIILYWKHSTIFDVGENLTVPDEFTVEERQTGMWWRHLVAGGGAGAVSRTCTAPLDRLKVLMQVHASRSNNMCIVGGFTQMIREGGAKSLWRGNGINVLKIAPESAIKFMAYEQIKRLVGSDQETLRIHERLVAGSLAGAIAQSSIYPMEVLKTRMALRKTGQYSGMLDCARKILAREGVAAFYKGYVPNMLGIIPYAGIDLAVYETLKNAWLQRYAVNSADPGVFVLLACGTMSSTCGQLASYPLALVRTRMQAQASIEGAPEVTMSSLFKQILQTEGAFGLYRGLAPNFMKVIPAVSISYVVYENLKITLGVQSR; from the exons ATGTTGCGGATGCCGTGGCATTTTCTGTCTAGCTTTCTCCCCAGGGCTGGGTGCCAAGGCTCCAGAGAGGGGAACCATGATGAAGTCAGAGGCACCCCAGCTCCAGCTGGGGGAGACCAGATGTCCAGCTCTTTGGGGAAACCAGCTGGAAGGGCTGAGACCCCGGAAAAGAGACCCACCATTTTGCTAGTGGTCGGACCTGCAGAGCAGTTTCCTCAG AAAATTGTACAAGCTGGAGATAAAGACCGTGATGGACAGCTAGACTTTGAAGAGTTTGTCCATTATCTCCAAGATCatgagaagaaactgaggctggtaTTCAAGAGTTTGGATAAAAAGAACGATG GACGAATTGATGCTCAGGAGATCATGCAGTCCCTGCGGGACCTGGGAGTCAAGATATCTGAGCAGCAGGCAGAAAAAATTCTCAAGAG CATGGATAAAAATGGCACGATGACCATTGACTGGAACGAGTGGAGAGACTATCACCTCTTGCATCCTGTGGAGAACATTCCAGAGATCATCCTGTACTGGAAGCATTCCACG ATCTTTGACGTGGGCGAGAATCTGACAGTTCCCGATGAGTTCACGGTGGAGGAGAGGCAGACGGGGATGTGGTGGAGACACCTCGTGgctggaggtggggcaggggctgtATCTAGAACCTGCACGGCCCCCCTGGACAGACTCAAGGTGCTCATGCAG GTCCACGCCTCCCGCAGCAACAACATGTGCATCGTGGGTGGTTTCACCCAAATGATTCGCGAGGGAGGGGCCAAGTCCCTCTGGCGGGGCAATGGCATTAACGTCCTCAAAATTGCCCCCGAGTCAGCCATCAAGTTCATGGCCTACGAGCAG ATCAAGCGTCTTGTTGGGAGTGACCAGGAGACTCTGAGGATTCATGAGAGACTCGTGGCAGGGTCCCTGGCAGGGGCCATTGCACAGAGCAGCATCTACCCAATGGAG GTTCTGAAGACCCGGATGGCTCTGCGCAAGACAGGCCAGTACTCAGGCATGCTGGACTGTGCCAGGAAGATTCTGGCCAGAGAGGGCGTGGCCGCCTTCTACAAGGGCTATGTCCCCAACATGCTGGGGATCATCCCCTATGCCGGGATAGACCTAGCCGTCTACGAG ACACTCAAGAATGCCTGGCTGCAGCGGTATGCTGTGAACAGTGCAGACCCCGGCGTGTTTGTGCTCCTGGCCTGTGGCACCATGTCCAGTACTTGTGGCCAGCTGGCCAGCTACCCACTGGCCCTGGTCAGGACCCGGATGCAGGCCCAAG cctccaTTGAGGGAGCTCCAGAGGTGACCATGAGCAGCCTCTTCAAACAGATCCTGCAGACCGAGGGGGCCTTTGGCCTGTACCGGGGGCTGGCCCCCAACTTCATGAAGGTGATCCCAGCCGTGAGCATCAGCTACGTGGTGTACGAGAACCTGAAGATCACCTTGGGTGTGCAGTCTCGGTGA
- the SLC25A25 gene encoding mitochondrial adenyl nucleotide antiporter SLC25A25 isoform X5 → MFCLCLYVPLIGEAQTEFQYFESKGLPTELKSIFRLSVFIPSQEFSTYRQWKQKIVQAGDKDRDGQLDFEEFVHYLQDHEKKLRLVFKSLDKKNDGRIDAQEIMQSLRDLGVKISEQQAEKILKRIRTGHFWGPVTYMDKNGTMTIDWNEWRDYHLLHPVENIPEIILYWKHSTIFDVGENLTVPDEFTVEERQTGMWWRHLVAGGGAGAVSRTCTAPLDRLKVLMQVHASRSNNMCIVGGFTQMIREGGAKSLWRGNGINVLKIAPESAIKFMAYEQIKRLVGSDQETLRIHERLVAGSLAGAIAQSSIYPMEVLKTRMALRKTGQYSGMLDCARKILAREGVAAFYKGYVPNMLGIIPYAGIDLAVYETLKNAWLQRYAVNSADPGVFVLLACGTMSSTCGQLASYPLALVRTRMQAQASIEGAPEVTMSSLFKQILQTEGAFGLYRGLAPNFMKVIPAVSISYVVYENLKITLGVQSR, encoded by the exons ATGTTCTGCCTGTGCTTGTATGTGCCGCTCATCGGGGAGGCCCAGACCGAGTTCCAGTACTTCGAGTCCAAGGGGCTTCCCACCGAGCTGAAGTCTATCTTCAGGCTCAGCGTCTTTATCCCCTCCCAGGAGTTCTCCACCTACCGCCAGTGGAAGCAG AAAATTGTACAAGCTGGAGATAAAGACCGTGATGGACAGCTAGACTTTGAAGAGTTTGTCCATTATCTCCAAGATCatgagaagaaactgaggctggtaTTCAAGAGTTTGGATAAAAAGAACGATG GACGAATTGATGCTCAGGAGATCATGCAGTCCCTGCGGGACCTGGGAGTCAAGATATCTGAGCAGCAGGCAGAAAAAATTCTCAAGAG aATACGCACGGGCCACTTCTGGGGCCCTGTCACCTA CATGGATAAAAATGGCACGATGACCATTGACTGGAACGAGTGGAGAGACTATCACCTCTTGCATCCTGTGGAGAACATTCCAGAGATCATCCTGTACTGGAAGCATTCCACG ATCTTTGACGTGGGCGAGAATCTGACAGTTCCCGATGAGTTCACGGTGGAGGAGAGGCAGACGGGGATGTGGTGGAGACACCTCGTGgctggaggtggggcaggggctgtATCTAGAACCTGCACGGCCCCCCTGGACAGACTCAAGGTGCTCATGCAG GTCCACGCCTCCCGCAGCAACAACATGTGCATCGTGGGTGGTTTCACCCAAATGATTCGCGAGGGAGGGGCCAAGTCCCTCTGGCGGGGCAATGGCATTAACGTCCTCAAAATTGCCCCCGAGTCAGCCATCAAGTTCATGGCCTACGAGCAG ATCAAGCGTCTTGTTGGGAGTGACCAGGAGACTCTGAGGATTCATGAGAGACTCGTGGCAGGGTCCCTGGCAGGGGCCATTGCACAGAGCAGCATCTACCCAATGGAG GTTCTGAAGACCCGGATGGCTCTGCGCAAGACAGGCCAGTACTCAGGCATGCTGGACTGTGCCAGGAAGATTCTGGCCAGAGAGGGCGTGGCCGCCTTCTACAAGGGCTATGTCCCCAACATGCTGGGGATCATCCCCTATGCCGGGATAGACCTAGCCGTCTACGAG ACACTCAAGAATGCCTGGCTGCAGCGGTATGCTGTGAACAGTGCAGACCCCGGCGTGTTTGTGCTCCTGGCCTGTGGCACCATGTCCAGTACTTGTGGCCAGCTGGCCAGCTACCCACTGGCCCTGGTCAGGACCCGGATGCAGGCCCAAG cctccaTTGAGGGAGCTCCAGAGGTGACCATGAGCAGCCTCTTCAAACAGATCCTGCAGACCGAGGGGGCCTTTGGCCTGTACCGGGGGCTGGCCCCCAACTTCATGAAGGTGATCCCAGCCGTGAGCATCAGCTACGTGGTGTACGAGAACCTGAAGATCACCTTGGGTGTGCAGTCTCGGTGA
- the SLC25A25 gene encoding mitochondrial adenyl nucleotide antiporter SLC25A25 isoform X6 yields the protein MFCLCLYVPLIGEAQTEFQYFESKGLPTELKSIFRLSVFIPSQEFSTYRQWKQKIVQAGDKDRDGQLDFEEFVHYLQDHEKKLRLVFKSLDKKNDGRIDAQEIMQSLRDLGVKISEQQAEKILKSMDKNGTMTIDWNEWRDYHLLHPVENIPEIILYWKHSTIFDVGENLTVPDEFTVEERQTGMWWRHLVAGGGAGAVSRTCTAPLDRLKVLMQVHASRSNNMCIVGGFTQMIREGGAKSLWRGNGINVLKIAPESAIKFMAYEQIKRLVGSDQETLRIHERLVAGSLAGAIAQSSIYPMEVLKTRMALRKTGQYSGMLDCARKILAREGVAAFYKGYVPNMLGIIPYAGIDLAVYETLKNAWLQRYAVNSADPGVFVLLACGTMSSTCGQLASYPLALVRTRMQAQASIEGAPEVTMSSLFKQILQTEGAFGLYRGLAPNFMKVIPAVSISYVVYENLKITLGVQSR from the exons ATGTTCTGCCTGTGCTTGTATGTGCCGCTCATCGGGGAGGCCCAGACCGAGTTCCAGTACTTCGAGTCCAAGGGGCTTCCCACCGAGCTGAAGTCTATCTTCAGGCTCAGCGTCTTTATCCCCTCCCAGGAGTTCTCCACCTACCGCCAGTGGAAGCAG AAAATTGTACAAGCTGGAGATAAAGACCGTGATGGACAGCTAGACTTTGAAGAGTTTGTCCATTATCTCCAAGATCatgagaagaaactgaggctggtaTTCAAGAGTTTGGATAAAAAGAACGATG GACGAATTGATGCTCAGGAGATCATGCAGTCCCTGCGGGACCTGGGAGTCAAGATATCTGAGCAGCAGGCAGAAAAAATTCTCAAGAG CATGGATAAAAATGGCACGATGACCATTGACTGGAACGAGTGGAGAGACTATCACCTCTTGCATCCTGTGGAGAACATTCCAGAGATCATCCTGTACTGGAAGCATTCCACG ATCTTTGACGTGGGCGAGAATCTGACAGTTCCCGATGAGTTCACGGTGGAGGAGAGGCAGACGGGGATGTGGTGGAGACACCTCGTGgctggaggtggggcaggggctgtATCTAGAACCTGCACGGCCCCCCTGGACAGACTCAAGGTGCTCATGCAG GTCCACGCCTCCCGCAGCAACAACATGTGCATCGTGGGTGGTTTCACCCAAATGATTCGCGAGGGAGGGGCCAAGTCCCTCTGGCGGGGCAATGGCATTAACGTCCTCAAAATTGCCCCCGAGTCAGCCATCAAGTTCATGGCCTACGAGCAG ATCAAGCGTCTTGTTGGGAGTGACCAGGAGACTCTGAGGATTCATGAGAGACTCGTGGCAGGGTCCCTGGCAGGGGCCATTGCACAGAGCAGCATCTACCCAATGGAG GTTCTGAAGACCCGGATGGCTCTGCGCAAGACAGGCCAGTACTCAGGCATGCTGGACTGTGCCAGGAAGATTCTGGCCAGAGAGGGCGTGGCCGCCTTCTACAAGGGCTATGTCCCCAACATGCTGGGGATCATCCCCTATGCCGGGATAGACCTAGCCGTCTACGAG ACACTCAAGAATGCCTGGCTGCAGCGGTATGCTGTGAACAGTGCAGACCCCGGCGTGTTTGTGCTCCTGGCCTGTGGCACCATGTCCAGTACTTGTGGCCAGCTGGCCAGCTACCCACTGGCCCTGGTCAGGACCCGGATGCAGGCCCAAG cctccaTTGAGGGAGCTCCAGAGGTGACCATGAGCAGCCTCTTCAAACAGATCCTGCAGACCGAGGGGGCCTTTGGCCTGTACCGGGGGCTGGCCCCCAACTTCATGAAGGTGATCCCAGCCGTGAGCATCAGCTACGTGGTGTACGAGAACCTGAAGATCACCTTGGGTGTGCAGTCTCGGTGA